The genome window TCGCAAATGAGCATCCTGAAACTCGAGGGGCTGTCCAAGTCCTTCGGCGGCCTGCGCGCACTGCGGGACGTCACCGTGGAGATCCCGGAACGGGAGTTCTTCGGCATCATCGGCCCCAACGGCGCCGGTAAGACCACCCTGTTCTCCGTCATCGCAGGGCAGCTCGGGCCGACGTCCGGCCGCGTCGTCTTCGATGGTCAGGACATCACGGGCTGGTCGGCGGACAAGATCGCCGGCGCCGGCCTGGTCCGGACCTTCCAGCTGATGCGGCCGTTCGAGTCCATGTCCGTCCTGGACAACGTCTCCATCGCCTCTCACCGCCGGTTCCGCTCCACCGCGAAGGCCCGCGACCATGCGGCCGAGGTCATCGAGCGGGTGGGGTTGAGCCAGTATCTCAACAAGATGTCCGGGACGCTGCCCACCGCGGGGCTCAAACGCCTCGAGCTGGCCCGCGCCCTGGCCCTGGAGCCGAAGGTCCTGCTGCTGGACGAGGTTCTGGCCGGACTGGTCCCCACGGAGCGGGCGCCGATCATCGACCTGTTGCGGGACATCCACCGAGACGGGGTCACCGTCATGTTCGTGGAACACATCATGGCAGCCGTGATGGCGCTGTCGGAACGTCTCCTGGTCATGCACGAGGGGGCCGAACTGACCCTCGGCGTGCCCAAGGATGTCGTCCAGGACCCACGGGTCATCGAAGCTTATCTCGGAGAGGATTTCTGATGTTCCTCCAACTCGATTCCGTCACTGCCGGATACCGCCGCCTGGACATCGTCCACGATCTCAACTTCCACGTCGAGCGCGGGGAGATCGTCTCCATCATCGGGGCCAACGGGGCCGGCAAGACCACGACTCTGCGCGCCATCGCCGGGCTGATCAACACCCGCAGCGGGCGGATCCGACTGGATGGTGAAGAGGTCCAGAACCAGCGCCCCGATCAGATCGTCAAGAACGGGATGGTCCACGTGGCACAGGACCGAGCCCTGTTCGGTGACCTGGCCGTGCACGAGAACCTCACCATGGGCGCCTTCACCCAGCCCAAGTCCACCATCCGGGAGTCGTTGGAGCAGGTGTTCGAGCTCTTTCCGATCCTGCGGGAGCGTCGCATGCAGCGGGCCAACACCATGTCCGGCGGTCAGCAGCAGATGCTGGCGATCGGGCGGGCGTTGATGGCCCGGCCCACGTGCCTCACCCTGGATGAACCCTCCATCGGCCTGGCCCCCAACCTGGTGGCCCAAGTGCTGGAGGCCATCAAGCGCATCCGGGACGCCGGGGTGACCGTGCTGATCGTGGAGCAGAACGCCGCCCAGGCCCTGGCGATCTCGGACCGCGCCTACGTCATGGAGAGCGGATCCATCGTCCTGGAAGGGACGGGCCAGGAACTGAATGACAGCGCCGAGGTCCGCAAGGCCTACCTGGGCATGTGACCCGGTTGCCGAACCTGACGCACGACCTGCTCGGTGCTACACCCTGAGATGAGGAAGACATGAAACTGCTGGCCATCACGCCGATCGCTGTATCGTCCGAAGAACTGTCACGGAGGCAAGCCCGCTATGCGAGGCTGTGTCCGCCGGGCGTGACGATCCGCCTGGAAGCTCTGGGCGTCGGCTCGGACATCCCGGGGGCCTTGGACACCCCAGAAGACATCGAGGCGTCCGAACAGGCGTTGCTGCACCGGTTCCGCGACGCAGATCCCACGGGCGTGGACGCATTCCTGCCCGACTGCGTCCTGGACCCGACGGTGGACGCGGCGGATGCCGGCTTCTCCCGGCCGGTGCTGGGGCTGCTCAAGTTGACCGGCCACGTTCTGGCCGGCCAGGGATTGCGGGTGGGCGCCCTGGCCCGCAACGAGGCCATCGCCTCGGAACTGGACCGGAAGTATGCATCGTACGGTCTAGCCCCGATCGTGGGCGGAACCCGCGTGCTGGGACTGTCGGTGGAGGACATCGCGGACGACCAGGCCTGGCAGTCCGCCGTCGAGAGGCGGCTGGGTGACACCGACGCGGACGTGGCCATCAACGGCTGCTCCGCGGTGGAGGTCAGCCCCAGCGGCCGCCGGCCTGTGGTGGTCGATCCGACAGCGGTGGCCCTGCAGCTGCTGGAACTGCACCAGCGGACCCTGGGGGGCGCCCTCGCCGTCCCAGCCGGCCAGCACCGTGGATAGTGGTTCCACAGCTCCGATGTCCGATGAGACCAGGCATGCCTGCATCAAGGCGGTGGATGGGTTGGCCGCCTTCGCCGAAGGCCTGTCCCCTGAGGACGTGCCAGCCCGGGTCCGTGAACGGCTGCAGACCATGCTGATCGATCTGTTTGGGGTCACGGCAGCCGGACACCGCATCCCGGAGATGCGTGCCTTGATCGAAGCGTGGAAACCCGCCTCCGGCACTGTCCCGCTGATCGGCACCGATGCGCGTGCTGACCCGGACGCGGCAACGCTGCTCAACGCGACGGCGGCCTGCGCGCTGGAGTTGGATGAGGGGAACAAGCATGCCCGGGGGCACCCTGCCGTGCACGTCGTCTTCGCTGCCATGGCTGCAGCGCAGACGGCCGAATCGGCCGTCACCGGGCGACGTTTCCTGACAGCGGTGGCTGCCGGCTACGAGGTGGCTGCACGCTTCGGAGCCGCTGTGGAACGGGACCCCCGGTGGCACACCCACGGACACTGGGGTGCCACTGGCGCGGCCTGTGCAGCAGCGCTGATCCAGGGTGCCTCGACGGCCGAGGTCGCCGCGGCCATCGACTCCGCCGCCGGATTGGTCCATGCAACACCGTGGGAGATGGTTCTGGACGGAAACTTCACCCGGAACCTGTGGGCGGGAGGCGCCAATATCGCCGGCCTGAACGCTGTCCGGCTGGCGCGGTCCGGTCTCGTCAGCAACAGGGGCGCCGCAGCGTCAACACTGGGTGGACTCATCGGGACCCTGGACCCGTCAGGGCTGACCGAAGGACTCGGGCAGGTCTGGTTGCTGGAGCAGGGTTACAGCAAGAGGCATGCCTCCTGCTCCTACACGCATGCCGCCGTCGACCTCGTCCAAGAACTGAGGCGCGAGCATTCCTTCACGGCGGCCGAGGTGACCGCCGTGGCGGTGGCAACGCATTCGCTGGCCAAGCCGCTCCTCGGGCGGGATGTCCGCAACCGTCTCTCGGCCATGTTCTCC of Citricoccus sp. K5 contains these proteins:
- a CDS encoding aspartate/glutamate racemase family protein, encoding MTIRLEALGVGSDIPGALDTPEDIEASEQALLHRFRDADPTGVDAFLPDCVLDPTVDAADAGFSRPVLGLLKLTGHVLAGQGLRVGALARNEAIASELDRKYASYGLAPIVGGTRVLGLSVEDIADDQAWQSAVERRLGDTDADVAINGCSAVEVSPSGRRPVVVDPTAVALQLLELHQRTLGGALAVPAGQHRG
- a CDS encoding ABC transporter ATP-binding protein; this encodes MSILKLEGLSKSFGGLRALRDVTVEIPEREFFGIIGPNGAGKTTLFSVIAGQLGPTSGRVVFDGQDITGWSADKIAGAGLVRTFQLMRPFESMSVLDNVSIASHRRFRSTAKARDHAAEVIERVGLSQYLNKMSGTLPTAGLKRLELARALALEPKVLLLDEVLAGLVPTERAPIIDLLRDIHRDGVTVMFVEHIMAAVMALSERLLVMHEGAELTLGVPKDVVQDPRVIEAYLGEDF
- a CDS encoding ABC transporter ATP-binding protein translates to MFLQLDSVTAGYRRLDIVHDLNFHVERGEIVSIIGANGAGKTTTLRAIAGLINTRSGRIRLDGEEVQNQRPDQIVKNGMVHVAQDRALFGDLAVHENLTMGAFTQPKSTIRESLEQVFELFPILRERRMQRANTMSGGQQQMLAIGRALMARPTCLTLDEPSIGLAPNLVAQVLEAIKRIRDAGVTVLIVEQNAAQALAISDRAYVMESGSIVLEGTGQELNDSAEVRKAYLGM
- a CDS encoding MmgE/PrpD family protein; protein product: MSDETRHACIKAVDGLAAFAEGLSPEDVPARVRERLQTMLIDLFGVTAAGHRIPEMRALIEAWKPASGTVPLIGTDARADPDAATLLNATAACALELDEGNKHARGHPAVHVVFAAMAAAQTAESAVTGRRFLTAVAAGYEVAARFGAAVERDPRWHTHGHWGATGAACAAALIQGASTAEVAAAIDSAAGLVHATPWEMVLDGNFTRNLWAGGANIAGLNAVRLARSGLVSNRGAAASTLGGLIGTLDPSGLTEGLGQVWLLEQGYSKRHASCSYTHAAVDLVQELRREHSFTAAEVTAVAVATHSLAKPLLGRDVRNRLSAMFSLPFVVATAMLHEVVDPDTMDPESPGFEATRPFMDKVSVHVEPEFDERLPGERWARVRIELADGTVLEGSQPNPIGDTDFEPLDRAQTVAKIKSLIGAEATGRVIDAVHHLASDAEARSALGSLHRDVPVNETH